The following coding sequences lie in one Paramormyrops kingsleyae isolate MSU_618 chromosome 15, PKINGS_0.4, whole genome shotgun sequence genomic window:
- the abhd17ab gene encoding alpha/beta hydrolase domain-containing protein 17A, translating into MNGLSVSELCCLFCCPPCPGRIAAKLAFLPPEPTYALLPDLETGSAVSGAAGGSSLRSRGSGGGGGGGSSSSSSGSTVPAGGAASGSGSAGGEGRWKLHLTERAEFQYSQRELDATEVFLTRSSRGNKIGCMYIRCAPTARFTVLFSHGNAVDLGQMSSFYIGLGTRINCNIFSYDYSGYGVSTGKPSEKNLYADIDAAWQALRTRYGISPENIILYGQSIGTVPTVDLASRYECAAVVLHSPLTSGMRVAFPDTKKTYCFDAFPNIEKVSKITSPVLIIHGTEDEVIDFSHGLALFERCPKAVEPLWVEGAGHNDIELYSQYLERLRRFIGQELAVQHA; encoded by the exons ATGAACGGCCTGTCTGTGAGTGAGCTGTGCTGCTTGTTCTGTTGCCCCCCGTGTCCCGGCCGCATTGCCGCCAAGCTGGCCTTCCTACCCCCAGAGCCCACTTACGCCCTCCTGCCGGATCTGGAGACTGGTTCAGCCGTTAGTGGAGCAGCGGGAGGCTCCAGCCTCCGGTCTCGGGGCTCCggtggcggcggcggcggcggcagcagcagcagcagtagtgGTAGCACCGTCCCTGCAGGTGGAGCGGCCAGCGGGAGTGGCAGTGCCGGCGGAGAAGGCAGATGGAAGCTCCACCTGACGGAGCGTGCGGAGTTCCAGTATTCCCAGCGGGAGCTCGATGCCACCGAAGTCTTCTTGACTCGCTCCAGCCGTGGAAATAAAATCGGCTGCATGTACATCCGCTGTGCGCCGACGGCCAG GTTCACTGTCCTCTTCTCTCACGGTAACGCAGTCGATCTCGGCCAGATGAGCAGTTTCTACATCGGCCTGGGCACacgcatcaactgcaacatcttctCCTACGACTACTCGGGCTACGGCGTCAGCACGGGCAAGCCCTCCGAGAAGAACCTGTACGCCGACATCGACGCTGCCTGGCAGGCGCTGCGCACGCG ATACGGCATCAGTCCGGAGAACATCATCCTGTACGGACAGAGCATCGGTACCGTGCCCACGGTGGATTTGGCGTCGCGGTACGAGTGCGCCGCTGTGGTGCTGCACTCTCCCCTGACCTCGGGCATGCGGGTCGCCTTCCCAGACACCAAAAAGACCTACTGCTTCGACGCCTTTCCCAA CATCGAGAAGGTATCCAAGATCACATCGCCGGTGTTGATCATCCATGGCACGGaggacgaggtgatcgacttCTCGCACGGGCTGGCCCTCTTCGAGCGCTGCCCCAAAGCTGTGGAGCCGCTGTGGGTGGAAGGCGCCGGGCACAATGACATCGAACTGTACAGCCAGTACCTGGAGCGACTGCGGCGTTTCATCGGCCAGGAGCTGGCGGTGCAGCACGCCTGA
- the LOC111860316 gene encoding AN1-type zinc finger protein 5 — protein MAQETNQTQVPMLCTTGCGFYGSPRTSGMCSVCYKEHLQRQQGGGRTSPPGEKAATPPAGPNDGIGFSVESVPEPSTDEAAQSEERTSSSPSPVTQQMTAMSISQESAAADSDRAEEEEEEGSSTPKGPALEAAQASSDGDQTPDKSKKKNRCFTCRKKVGLTGFDCRCGNQFCAIHRYSDKHDCPYDYRGAAAARIRKENPVVVAEKIQKL, from the exons ATGGCTCAGGAGACCAATCAGACACAGGTGCCAATGCTGTGCACTACAGGATGTGGCTTCTATGGTAGCCCTCGCACCAGCGGCATGTGTTCAGTCTGCTACAAGGAGCACCTTCAGAGGCAGCAGGGAGGCGGCCGCACAAGCCCTCCTGGAGAGAAAG CTGCTACGCCACCTGCAGGACCTAATGATGGCATTGGCTTTTCTGTTGAAAGTGTCCCAGAGCCCAGTACCGATGAGGCTGCCCAGTCTGAAGAAAGGACATCAAG CTCCCCCAGTCCAGTTACGCAGCAGATGACCGCTATGAGCATCAGCCAGGAGAGTGCAGCTGCTGACTCTGATCgggctgaggaagaggaggaggaagggtCATCCACTCCCAAGG GTCCGGCCCTGGAAGCGGCACAGGCTTCTTCTGATGGAGACCAGACCCCTGACAAAAGTAAGAAGAAGAATCGCTGCTTCACCTGTCGGAAGAAAGTGGGCCTCACAG GCTTCGACTGCCGTTGTGGGAACCAGTTCTGCGCCATCCATCGTTACTCTGACAAACACGACTGCCCCTATGACTATCGAGGAGCTGCTGCAGCCCGTATTCGCAAGGAGAACCCTGTAGTGGTGGCCGAGAAGATCCAGAAGTTGTGA
- the plin3 gene encoding mannose-6-phosphate receptor binding protein 1, with translation MADFASSGDEVIATTGKPSAVEQQSVVSRAGSLPLVSSACEAVLGAYSTTKDSVPLLRGVVNVAESGVRTLGAAVATGSKPLLDMLEPEIAVVNSYAMKGLDKVEQSFPILQQPADKLVSDTVGMVCQSVSGAKEAMTGAVKAAVTGGMDLTRAAVSGGISTVLGSRVGQMVSSGVGLAISRSEDWVEQNLPISEKELAALAEPPPAEEAQALESFSSSPSSSPSYFVRLGMLSSKVQDRALEQSVGKARRARDATHTALSQIASTLDLLEGSRSALASAGSQLVGAREQLLQRWAEWQEGQGVTESAKEQGELESRALSMVRGLSVQVRTACAGVVSSAQGLPSAVQEQLSSARRAADELHSSLRDTSVLSPPLLEQSRQQLTQIRQSLDGVVEYFLHNTPLNWLVGPFAPLITEKAEEVQQGED, from the exons ATGGCTGACTTTGCGAGCAGCGGCGATGAGGTCATCGCCACCACAGGGAAGCCGAGTGCCGTGGAGCAGCAG AGCGTGGTGTCCCGTGCGGGCAGCCTGCCCCTGGTAAGCTCCGCCTGTGAGGCAGTGCTGGGTGCCTACAGCACCACCAAGGACAGCGTTCCCCTGCTGCGCGGGGTCGTGAACGTGGCGGAGAGTGGGGTCCGTACCCTTGGTGCGGCTGTCGCCACCGGCTCCAAACCCCTCCTGGACATGCTGGAGCCTGAGA TCGCCGTGGTAAACAGTTACGCCATGAAGGGGCTAGACAAGGTGGAGCAAAGCTTTCCCATCCTGCAGCAGCCCGCCGACAAG CTGGTGTCGGACACGGTGGGGATGGTGTGCCAGTCCGTGTCTGGGGCAAAGGAGGCGATGACAGGGGCGGTGAAGGCCGCGGTGACGGGCGGCATGGATCTGACCCGAGCCGCCGTCAGTGGGGGCATCAGCACGGTGCTGGGGTCCCGCGTGGGCCAGATGGTGAGCAGCGGGGTGGGACTGGCCATCAGCCGCTCAGAGGACTGGGTGGAACAGAACCTGCCCATAAGCGAGAAGGAGTTGG CTGCTCTGGCggagccccccccagcagaggAGGCTCAGGCCTTGGAGAGcttctcctcctccccctcctccagCCCCAGCTACTTTGTACGCTTGGGCATGCTGTCATCCAAGGTGCAAGACCGGGCGCTGGAGCAGTCGGTGGGCAAGGCCCGGCGAGCCCGCGACGCCACGCACACCGCCCTCAGCCAGATAGCCAGCACCCTGGACCTGCTGGAAGGCTCGCGGTCCGCCCTGGCCTCTGCCGGCAGCCAGCTGGTGGGGGCACGGGAGCAGCTGCTGCAGCGCTGGGCAGAGTGGCAGGAGGGGCAGGGGGTGACGGAGAGCGCCAAGGAGCAGGGGGAG CTGGAGTCACGCGCCCTCTCCATGGTGCGCGGTCTGAGTGTGCAGGTGCGCACGGCATGTGCTGGTGTGGTGTCCAGTGCGCAGGGCCTCCCCAGCGCCGTGCAGGAGCAGCTGTCCAGCGCGAGGCGAGCGGCCGACGAGCTGCACTCCTCCCTCCGTGACACCAGCgtcctctccccccccctcctggagcAGAGCCGCCAGCAGCTGACGCAG attCGGCAGTCTCTAGATGGCGTTGTGGAGTATTTTCTTCACAATACGCCTCTCAATTGGTTAGTCGGGCCCTTTGCTCCTCTCATCACGGAGAAGGCTGAGGAGGTGCAGCAGGGGGAGGACTGA